In a genomic window of Methanoregula sp. UBA64:
- a CDS encoding flagellin encodes MSSLKYNDEGFTGLEAAIVLIAFVVVAAVFSYVVLGAGFFTTQKAQETVHTSVQQASSTLEIVGNVYGSTAAGSTNAGITSVNFTVALAPGGTAVDFSKVVLTYSNATVLQTLNQTMPTSGNYPVTAALSAGHWGVTGVNNDVGTSNDLLESGEQFQVTAMPPYNIMANDRFTIEIKPAVGAAFDITRSVPGGLNQVNLLY; translated from the coding sequence ATGAGTTCGTTGAAATATAACGATGAAGGGTTCACCGGCCTTGAGGCAGCGATTGTACTTATTGCATTCGTTGTCGTTGCGGCGGTGTTCTCGTATGTGGTGCTTGGTGCCGGGTTCTTCACGACCCAAAAGGCTCAGGAGACTGTTCACACTAGTGTCCAGCAGGCTAGCTCGACGCTGGAAATTGTAGGGAATGTCTATGGGTCGACCGCGGCTGGCAGTACTAATGCAGGTATTACTAGTGTCAACTTTACCGTTGCACTAGCACCCGGCGGTACAGCTGTTGATTTTAGTAAGGTGGTCCTGACCTACAGTAATGCAACAGTATTACAAACGTTGAACCAGACTATGCCTACTAGCGGTAACTATCCGGTCACAGCCGCCCTATCGGCAGGGCACTGGGGCGTAACGGGAGTTAACAACGATGTGGGTACAAGCAACGACCTGCTTGAATCGGGCGAGCAGTTCCAAGTAACGGCAATGCCGCCCTACAACATCATGGCTAATGACCGGTTTACCATCGAAATCAAGCCCGCGGTCGGCGCTGCGTTTGATATCACTCGTTCAGTACCGGGCGGACTTAATCAGGTGAACCTTCTCTACTAA
- a CDS encoding NAD(+)/NADH kinase: MKCLLVSRIDLPGALSCARQIHKALVKKGVEVLVEQDTAACLGEPGVPYSSVVADVAVVIGGDGTILRTVQQMNPQIPIIGVNHGEVGFLADLEPDEAWEFIRTLVSGFEVEKRMRLSLFMNDQPLGEALNEALIVTTRPAKMLRFSIVIDGRVSEQFRSDGLLVSTPTGSTAYAMSAGGPIVDPRMEGYLVVPLAPYMLSSRPHFIGSDRRLEIRLESSKPAKLVIDGQKTVELGCMATLAVKRSDQPALFVDAYRNFFEKVDEKLRKL; encoded by the coding sequence ATGAAGTGTCTGTTAGTCTCACGGATCGACCTGCCCGGCGCCCTGTCCTGCGCACGGCAGATCCATAAGGCCCTCGTAAAGAAAGGGGTAGAAGTACTTGTCGAGCAGGACACGGCCGCCTGCCTGGGCGAACCCGGTGTCCCGTACAGCAGTGTCGTGGCGGATGTTGCCGTGGTTATCGGCGGCGACGGCACGATCCTCCGCACTGTCCAGCAGATGAACCCGCAGATCCCGATCATCGGGGTCAACCACGGTGAGGTGGGGTTCCTTGCCGATCTCGAACCGGACGAGGCATGGGAGTTTATCCGGACGCTGGTCTCCGGCTTTGAGGTCGAGAAGCGGATGCGGCTCTCGCTGTTTATGAACGACCAGCCGCTCGGCGAGGCCTTAAACGAGGCGCTCATTGTCACGACCCGCCCGGCAAAGATGCTCCGGTTCTCGATCGTCATTGACGGCAGGGTCTCCGAACAGTTCCGCTCGGACGGCCTCCTGGTGAGCACGCCTACCGGCTCGACCGCGTATGCCATGAGCGCCGGGGGCCCGATTGTCGACCCCCGCATGGAAGGCTACCTGGTAGTCCCGCTCGCCCCGTACATGCTTTCCTCCCGCCCGCACTTTATCGGCAGCGACCGCCGCTTAGAGATCCGGCTTGAGAGCTCGAAACCGGCCAAACTGGTGATCGACGGTCAGAAGACCGTAGAGCTGGGGTGCATGGCAACGCTTGCGGTAAAACGGTCCGACCAGCCGGCCCTCTTTGTCGATGCCTACCGCAATTTCTTTGAAAAGGTCGACGAAAAACTCCGGAAATTATAA
- a CDS encoding flagellin produces MSSDTFTTALFLITAVIAAGVLINAIFPVVYQMSGTFSSASHQADQRLRTDFKIVLGVANTSQYARVWMKNTGTEPIPLADIQKSDVICGDAGNFGRLSLDSSSSQMSPNTWRYTLDNLNSNNYWDAGETLEIDALATSIGTTDGSPVYFQFILPDGTWRSDQFTVGATS; encoded by the coding sequence ATGTCATCAGATACCTTTACTACTGCTCTCTTTTTGATCACTGCGGTAATTGCTGCAGGTGTTCTTATAAATGCAATATTCCCGGTTGTTTACCAGATGTCGGGTACATTTTCTTCAGCCAGTCATCAGGCAGACCAGAGACTCCGTACGGATTTTAAAATTGTTCTTGGAGTAGCAAACACCAGTCAGTATGCCAGGGTCTGGATGAAAAATACCGGCACTGAACCCATTCCTCTTGCAGATATTCAAAAATCAGATGTCATCTGCGGGGATGCCGGGAATTTTGGCAGATTATCTCTTGATTCATCCTCCAGCCAAATGAGTCCGAATACGTGGAGATATACGTTAGACAACCTCAATAGCAATAATTATTGGGATGCCGGGGAGACTCTGGAGATTGACGCATTGGCAACATCTATTGGAACAACTGACGGCAGCCCGGTGTACTTCCAGTTTATCTTACCAGACGGGACATGGAGATCAGATCAATTTACCGTGGGTGCAACTTCTTAA
- the flaJ gene encoding archaellar assembly protein FlaJ — protein MPDAIAPPEGDKEKAKPAREIPFASMVKGIKEKLASIQEKKKMGADLLFMTTYMASLAIANATRPEIFSFAANRHEYISAKYIGKVDTFVKKWNYSYSEALSIVAERTENDILRSMLNRYANSIDSGVPDEDFLSNELATVRSVYRNQLEQGMSMLQKWGDAYVAMLLSGTVIAVIIMISVVIYAPSDIQSTFNMSYGIILAISVFGITLMYTTVPDDPKSHGLVARMSKEQETIRAMERIIVPLTLGVVILLALLGVAASMIFILAGILMAPMGIIGFIDDLNITQRDNDFSVFIRSFGAIMGGQGTTAVYALGSIDRKSLPALEPLVNSVYSKLNLGLDEKQVWDRFIGEAGSNLIYKYLNIYRDTVALGGPPEPIGTVVGSSMLEQTLLREKKDMLSKGFIVLLIPMHVAMTGLFVALYQILVVLTDSVASMMTKFQEAAATSGGQGSGASMSGVFGGGMNLFTNFPKEAMQTYVSITLAILTVSNIIAARIVGGGDRYMYYFYAAIFCTLTGLVLLLAPSVVGLFFSSEALTSIGSGVSGTGV, from the coding sequence ATGCCTGATGCGATCGCACCTCCAGAAGGAGACAAGGAAAAAGCAAAGCCTGCACGGGAGATCCCGTTCGCCTCGATGGTAAAAGGCATCAAGGAAAAACTGGCCTCCATCCAGGAAAAGAAGAAGATGGGCGCGGATCTTCTTTTCATGACCACCTACATGGCGTCGCTTGCGATCGCCAATGCAACGCGCCCCGAGATCTTTTCCTTTGCTGCCAACCGGCACGAGTACATCTCGGCAAAATACATTGGCAAAGTGGATACTTTTGTCAAAAAATGGAACTACAGTTATTCCGAAGCCCTTTCTATCGTTGCCGAACGAACCGAGAACGATATCCTCAGAAGCATGCTCAACCGGTATGCAAACTCCATCGATTCCGGTGTTCCGGACGAGGATTTCCTGAGTAACGAGCTTGCAACGGTCAGGAGCGTGTACCGGAACCAGCTGGAACAGGGGATGTCCATGCTCCAGAAATGGGGAGATGCTTATGTCGCCATGCTCCTTTCGGGGACCGTCATCGCCGTTATCATCATGATCTCCGTGGTGATCTATGCGCCCTCCGACATCCAGTCGACCTTCAACATGTCCTATGGGATCATCCTTGCAATCAGTGTCTTTGGCATCACCCTGATGTACACAACCGTCCCTGACGATCCAAAGAGCCACGGCCTGGTCGCACGCATGTCAAAAGAACAGGAGACCATTCGTGCCATGGAACGGATCATCGTCCCCCTGACCCTGGGGGTGGTTATCCTCCTCGCACTTCTTGGCGTTGCAGCCAGCATGATCTTTATTCTTGCCGGTATCCTGATGGCACCGATGGGGATCATCGGTTTTATCGATGATCTGAATATCACCCAGAGGGACAATGACTTCTCGGTCTTTATCAGGAGTTTTGGTGCGATCATGGGCGGCCAGGGGACGACCGCGGTGTACGCACTGGGAAGCATTGACCGGAAATCGCTTCCGGCGCTTGAACCGCTGGTAAATTCAGTCTATTCCAAACTCAATCTCGGCCTTGACGAAAAGCAGGTCTGGGACCGGTTTATCGGGGAGGCCGGGAGCAACCTGATCTACAAATACCTCAACATCTACCGGGATACCGTGGCACTGGGCGGTCCGCCGGAACCCATCGGTACGGTGGTGGGGTCCTCAATGCTCGAGCAGACCCTGCTCCGTGAGAAAAAAGACATGCTCTCCAAGGGGTTCATTGTCCTTCTCATACCCATGCATGTCGCCATGACCGGTCTCTTTGTGGCGCTCTACCAGATCCTTGTTGTACTGACCGATTCGGTGGCAAGTATGATGACAAAATTCCAGGAAGCGGCAGCTACATCAGGAGGACAGGGATCCGGGGCATCCATGAGTGGCGTCTTTGGTGGCGGAATGAACCTGTTTACCAATTTCCCCAAGGAGGCCATGCAGACCTATGTGTCCATCACGCTTGCAATCCTGACCGTATCGAATATTATTGCCGCCCGGATCGTTGGAGGAGGGGATCGATACATGTATTATTTCTACGCAGCAATATTCTGCACATTGACAGGTCTTGTCCTTCTCCTGGCACCGAGCGTGGTGGGGCTGTTCTTCAGCTCAGAAGCACTGACAAGCATCGGCAGCGGCGTAAGCGGGACGGGGGTATAA
- a CDS encoding amino acid-binding protein: MKLEMKDSPGQLVAALKPISDVGGNIIAVIHHRDPDPTSHTLNVQIVLALPEGRLDRLVALLKEQGVHIQRIGKERLLYKRTVILIGHLMHTDLSDTVDRIDSTGFAEVCEISMSMPAINERSTSRVTIKATNRKDMDSAVAVLRRVAGEKSLLLIEPLEETA; this comes from the coding sequence ATGAAGCTTGAGATGAAGGATTCTCCCGGACAGCTGGTCGCAGCCCTCAAACCGATCTCGGATGTCGGGGGAAACATCATTGCGGTCATCCACCACCGCGACCCGGATCCCACCAGTCATACCTTAAACGTGCAGATCGTGCTTGCCCTTCCCGAGGGCCGCCTCGACCGGCTCGTGGCTCTCCTGAAGGAGCAGGGCGTCCACATCCAGCGGATCGGAAAGGAACGCCTGCTCTACAAGCGCACCGTGATCCTGATCGGCCACCTGATGCACACGGACCTGTCCGATACGGTAGACCGGATCGATTCCACGGGATTTGCCGAGGTCTGCGAGATCTCGATGAGCATGCCCGCCATCAACGAACGTTCAACATCACGGGTCACGATCAAGGCCACGAACCGCAAAGACATGGACTCTGCGGTTGCGGTTCTCCGCAGGGTTGCGGGGGAGAAGTCGCTTCTTTTAATCGAACCCCTGGAGGAGACCGCATGA
- a CDS encoding ATPase domain-containing protein: MATDLSDLMGGEDRQIISTGNSELDKKIADGLPVGSLTLIEGENDTGKSVLTQQIIWGAMKQGMSVDLFTTENTSKSFIKQMDSMSLDISDYFAWGYLKIFPLHVVGFEWKKEEMEGILARLIYYIQNSKAQVAVVDSLTLFTEYAETDTILTFFTNCKSLVDHGKTVLVTLHTYAFEEDTLVRIRSICDAHLNMKKALVGDKYVMVMEVIKVRGARKTTGNLVSFEVHPGYGMKVIPMSFARI, translated from the coding sequence ATGGCTACTGATCTCTCGGATCTCATGGGAGGGGAAGACCGGCAGATCATCTCGACCGGCAACAGCGAACTGGACAAGAAGATTGCCGACGGTCTTCCGGTTGGTTCCCTGACCCTGATCGAAGGGGAGAACGATACCGGGAAAAGCGTGCTTACCCAGCAAATCATCTGGGGTGCCATGAAACAGGGAATGTCGGTCGATCTATTTACCACGGAAAACACGAGCAAGAGTTTTATCAAGCAGATGGACTCGATGAGCTTGGATATCTCCGATTATTTTGCCTGGGGATATCTCAAAATTTTTCCCCTCCACGTGGTAGGTTTTGAATGGAAAAAAGAGGAAATGGAAGGTATCCTTGCACGGCTGATTTATTATATCCAGAACAGCAAGGCGCAGGTTGCGGTTGTCGATTCACTGACCCTGTTCACGGAATACGCAGAAACCGATACCATCCTCACCTTCTTTACCAACTGCAAATCCCTCGTGGATCACGGGAAAACGGTTCTCGTGACGCTCCATACCTATGCATTTGAGGAAGATACCCTTGTACGGATCCGTTCCATCTGCGATGCACACCTGAATATGAAAAAAGCCCTTGTCGGGGACAAGTACGTCATGGTCATGGAAGTAATCAAGGTCCGCGGCGCACGCAAGACCACCGGAAACCTTGTCAGTTTCGAAGTCCATCCGGGATACGGGATGAAGGTTATCCCGATGAGCTTTGCGAGGATCTGA
- a CDS encoding translation initiation factor IF-5A — MKEQTEIGKIKEGRYIVIEDEPCKVVGLATSKPGKHGAAKARIDAVGIFDGVKRSIVSPVSTKTYVPVVERKSGQVISIAGDMAQLMDMKDYSNFEIAIPDDKKGTLEIGKEIMYIESMGKRKLD; from the coding sequence ATGAAGGAACAAACAGAAATCGGAAAGATAAAGGAAGGACGGTATATTGTCATCGAAGATGAACCCTGCAAGGTAGTCGGCCTTGCCACCTCCAAGCCCGGGAAACACGGCGCGGCAAAGGCACGGATCGACGCAGTCGGCATCTTTGATGGTGTCAAGCGGTCCATTGTATCGCCGGTCTCCACTAAAACCTACGTCCCCGTTGTCGAGAGGAAGAGCGGCCAGGTCATCTCCATTGCCGGCGATATGGCACAACTCATGGACATGAAAGACTACTCCAACTTCGAGATTGCCATCCCCGATGATAAGAAGGGCACCCTTGAGATTGGAAAAGAGATCATGTATATCGAGTCCATGGGTAAAAGGAAACTCGATTAA
- a CDS encoding homoserine dehydrogenase gives MKAALIGLGSVGRGIAEMIAHKDLGISVTGIADSKSGLICNAGIDVAAVLETKQKTGACGDPAVSAEEIVKKADYDVLIEVTPTNALTGEPALGYIRAALARKKHVVTSNKGPIALAYRELSDLAKKNGVALRYEATVGGAIPIMHVLEDGLCGNEIIAVRGVLNGTCNYILTRMAAEGLTYEQALMEAREMGYAEADPTYDVKGIDAAIKLVILANTIWGSGTKLSDIDVTGIDLLTPDALRLAEDGDCTIRLIAEAIPGKKIFRVSPRMIGKDHPLVVEGSLNALTLETDMAKEITLIGKGAGSVETASAIIGDILYIRDHYGRRA, from the coding sequence ATGAAGGCAGCGCTGATCGGCCTTGGGTCCGTGGGACGCGGTATTGCGGAAATGATTGCCCATAAGGACCTCGGGATCTCGGTCACGGGAATCGCGGATTCCAAAAGCGGGCTTATCTGCAATGCGGGAATCGATGTTGCCGCAGTGCTCGAAACCAAACAGAAGACCGGAGCCTGCGGCGATCCGGCCGTCTCCGCTGAAGAGATCGTAAAAAAAGCCGATTACGATGTCCTGATCGAAGTAACGCCCACCAATGCCCTTACCGGCGAGCCGGCGCTCGGGTATATCCGGGCAGCCCTTGCCCGGAAGAAGCATGTCGTGACCTCGAACAAGGGGCCCATTGCCCTTGCGTACCGCGAACTCTCGGACCTTGCCAAAAAGAACGGCGTGGCGCTGCGGTACGAGGCAACGGTCGGCGGGGCAATCCCGATCATGCATGTGCTCGAAGACGGGCTGTGCGGGAACGAGATCATCGCCGTCCGGGGCGTGCTCAACGGGACCTGCAACTATATCTTAACGAGGATGGCAGCAGAGGGACTCACCTACGAGCAGGCGCTCATGGAAGCCCGGGAGATGGGGTATGCCGAGGCAGACCCGACCTACGATGTGAAAGGGATCGATGCGGCGATCAAGCTGGTGATCCTGGCAAACACGATCTGGGGCAGCGGGACGAAACTTTCCGATATCGATGTGACGGGAATCGACCTGCTCACGCCGGATGCCCTGCGGCTTGCCGAGGACGGGGACTGCACGATCCGGCTGATTGCCGAGGCGATCCCGGGTAAAAAGATCTTCCGGGTCTCTCCCCGGATGATTGGAAAGGATCATCCGCTCGTTGTCGAAGGCTCCTTAAATGCCCTTACGCTCGAAACCGATATGGCAAAGGAGATCACGCTGATCGGGAAAGGGGCCGGATCGGTCGAGACTGCAAGCGCAATTATCGGGGACATCCTCTACATCCGCGACCATTATGGCAGGCGTGCTTGA
- a CDS encoding helix-turn-helix domain-containing protein, giving the protein MAGVLEHRREYLRLMRQFTQDAGFFTVTDIQKAAGIPRSTAQDWISRLVREGCVIVRREKSGRAAARYAAISAVPQSTCRRIFTTTDGERVEIFHECLSGACASFCGFHHARAGGVLTSVHRDGTLLRECARTGNAEIEIGLSPRAAVGVAGISLEGDRIVQRIRCIGGPAYSLTDMMSRADGVLNVRPGVREGIVEGLVCTRALAHLTIGVDDTDTEEGGATFALALALLTRLVAEKGVLPISHHVVMLFENIPEKTAGNSASYIELAVPPSRIDHVMAKAREFVENEALSPEWGIALYRGMTIPPLLREFGQRVRETVVDRSFAEAMAGKAGIVLYGGRGVIGALGAISLARLPHEVQMDPLRKIDEACS; this is encoded by the coding sequence ATGGCAGGCGTGCTTGAACACCGGCGTGAATACCTGCGCCTGATGCGCCAGTTCACGCAGGACGCCGGCTTTTTTACCGTTACCGATATCCAGAAAGCCGCCGGCATCCCGCGGAGCACGGCGCAGGACTGGATTAGCCGCCTGGTCCGGGAGGGCTGCGTTATTGTCCGCAGGGAGAAGTCCGGGCGGGCTGCTGCACGGTATGCCGCAATCTCTGCCGTGCCGCAGAGTACCTGCCGGCGGATCTTTACGACAACCGACGGGGAGCGGGTCGAGATCTTCCACGAGTGCCTGAGCGGGGCCTGCGCATCGTTCTGCGGGTTCCACCATGCCCGGGCCGGCGGGGTGCTTACGAGCGTCCACCGCGACGGGACGCTGTTGCGCGAGTGCGCCCGGACCGGGAACGCCGAGATCGAGATCGGGTTGTCTCCCCGGGCGGCGGTGGGGGTCGCCGGTATTTCCCTTGAGGGCGACCGCATTGTCCAGCGGATCCGCTGTATCGGGGGACCGGCGTACTCGCTGACCGACATGATGTCCCGGGCGGACGGCGTTCTCAATGTCCGGCCCGGTGTCCGCGAAGGTATTGTGGAAGGGCTCGTCTGCACCCGGGCCCTTGCGCACCTGACGATCGGTGTCGACGATACGGATACTGAGGAAGGGGGCGCCACGTTTGCCCTTGCTCTTGCCCTCCTGACCCGGCTGGTTGCGGAGAAAGGGGTGCTGCCCATCAGCCACCATGTCGTGATGCTCTTTGAGAACATCCCCGAGAAGACCGCCGGGAATTCCGCGAGCTACATCGAGCTTGCCGTGCCGCCGTCCCGGATCGATCACGTGATGGCAAAGGCCCGGGAGTTTGTGGAGAACGAGGCTCTCTCCCCGGAATGGGGGATTGCCCTGTACCGGGGGATGACAATCCCTCCCCTGCTCCGGGAGTTCGGGCAGCGTGTGCGTGAAACGGTGGTGGACCGGAGCTTTGCCGAAGCAATGGCGGGGAAGGCGGGCATTGTCCTGTACGGGGGCCGGGGCGTTATCGGGGCGCTGGGCGCGATTTCCCTGGCCCGGCTGCCGCACGAGGTCCAGATGGATCCGCTGCGGAAGATCGATGAAGCGTGCTCCTGA
- a CDS encoding bifunctional fructose-bisphosphatase/inositol-phosphate phosphatase — MAFLSACKEIACLVRENVRPLVGSPEGGKVLHMGADRTPTEKIDQVAEDCVLEYVREHALCSLLISEEAGKVPVEGGEGTIFLDPVDGTYNAVAGIPFYALSLAWAKDGVVQQAFVQDLATAETFTAIRGKYARCNGKTIHVSSTSRLDQAAMSVYGRKFDPTRMMQLGHKIRRWRLLGASALELSYIGAGRIDGFVDLRGTLRVTDAAAGMLICTEAGGSVTDLDGAPISFPDEVTVGRCLVATNGVLHHKVIEYLR; from the coding sequence ATGGCCTTCCTTTCTGCCTGTAAAGAAATTGCATGCCTTGTCCGCGAGAATGTCCGCCCGCTGGTAGGATCGCCGGAAGGCGGAAAGGTGCTCCACATGGGGGCCGACCGCACCCCCACCGAGAAGATCGACCAGGTGGCGGAAGACTGCGTGCTTGAGTATGTCCGGGAACACGCACTGTGTTCGCTGTTGATCAGCGAGGAGGCAGGCAAGGTGCCCGTTGAAGGCGGGGAAGGGACGATCTTCCTCGACCCTGTGGACGGGACCTACAATGCCGTTGCCGGGATCCCGTTCTATGCCCTCTCCCTTGCATGGGCAAAGGACGGCGTGGTCCAGCAGGCGTTCGTGCAGGATCTTGCAACGGCAGAGACCTTTACGGCAATTCGGGGCAAGTATGCACGGTGCAACGGGAAAACGATCCATGTGTCGTCAACCTCCCGCCTCGACCAGGCGGCAATGAGCGTGTACGGCAGGAAATTCGATCCTACCCGGATGATGCAGCTCGGCCACAAGATCCGGCGCTGGCGCCTGCTCGGGGCATCGGCACTCGAACTCTCCTATATCGGGGCCGGGCGGATCGACGGATTTGTCGATCTGCGGGGTACGCTGCGGGTAACCGATGCAGCGGCGGGGATGCTGATCTGTACCGAAGCCGGGGGTTCAGTGACCGATCTCGACGGCGCCCCCATCAGTTTCCCTGACGAAGTGACCGTGGGCCGGTGCCTTGTTGCGACAAACGGCGTGCTCCACCACAAGGTTATCGAGTATTTACGGTGA
- a CDS encoding type II/IV secretion system ATPase subunit, with amino-acid sequence MSSLSVAINLPFKPEPVDIDVDLYADLESDALFKMLPANAKEYVQNSPHLLEYLHTFPVNTYGIPLFVSELTKDLRNNKNPNVIYPVNDTTFVHILPDPDDVRNYYIPIEPSFLHSVSDILPVVETKLIDLIDGLETDPTTDKERADVIKKMLATIAIVKPPGVDVASLTKKDVQAGGSSKLMTFLNTDFTAQKKMKSGKKSKNIPITPEGKIILSKVEYQAIEYLLVRDKIEMGVLKPFLSDSYIEDISCDGVGPIFIEHKVFKGLKSVVEFKVSSELDEFVVKVAERIKRPITYRNPVVDATLPDGSRINIVYGTAISKHGSNFTIRKVNEVPLSILNIVESGGIDYVSAAYLWICVEYGMSLFVSGETASGKTTLLNAITTFIPPENKIVTIEDTPELNVPHRNWVREVALAKGGGESGGAGGEVTMFDLLKAALRQRPNQILVGEIRGVEGSVAFGAMQTGHPVMSTFHAASVEKLIQRLCGDPINIPKTYVDNLNLVVIQSAVKRPDGQTVRRMISCNELVGYNAETGGFTFVQMFTWEPVSDTFVWTGKGSSFLLENKIASMLGIPDSKKAEIYLEVEKRAKILERLHKAGYIKFWDLFHMITKIKKQGLLTIGA; translated from the coding sequence ATGAGTTCCCTCTCCGTTGCAATCAATCTGCCTTTCAAACCCGAACCGGTGGACATCGATGTCGACCTGTACGCGGATCTTGAATCGGATGCTCTTTTCAAGATGCTGCCGGCCAATGCAAAGGAGTACGTCCAGAACAGTCCGCACCTCCTGGAATACCTCCATACCTTCCCGGTGAACACGTACGGGATCCCGCTCTTTGTGTCGGAACTCACAAAGGATCTCCGTAATAATAAAAACCCGAACGTTATCTACCCGGTCAATGACACCACGTTCGTCCACATTCTTCCCGATCCGGACGATGTGAGGAATTACTATATCCCGATTGAACCCTCGTTTCTGCACAGTGTAAGCGACATTTTACCGGTAGTAGAGACAAAACTGATCGATCTTATCGATGGACTCGAAACAGATCCCACTACCGACAAGGAACGGGCGGATGTCATTAAAAAAATGCTTGCCACCATTGCCATTGTCAAGCCCCCGGGCGTCGATGTAGCAAGCCTGACAAAAAAGGACGTGCAGGCAGGCGGATCGTCAAAACTGATGACCTTTTTAAACACTGATTTTACCGCACAAAAAAAGATGAAATCCGGTAAGAAGAGCAAGAATATTCCCATCACGCCGGAAGGGAAGATTATTCTCTCCAAGGTGGAGTACCAGGCTATCGAGTATCTCCTTGTCCGGGACAAGATCGAAATGGGGGTCCTAAAGCCATTTCTCTCCGACAGTTATATCGAAGATATCTCCTGCGACGGTGTCGGGCCGATCTTTATCGAACACAAGGTTTTCAAAGGTCTGAAATCTGTTGTCGAGTTCAAGGTATCGAGCGAACTCGACGAATTTGTCGTAAAGGTTGCCGAACGGATCAAACGGCCCATTACCTACCGGAACCCGGTGGTCGACGCCACGCTTCCGGATGGTTCCCGTATCAACATTGTGTACGGCACGGCAATCTCAAAGCACGGCAGTAACTTTACCATCCGTAAGGTGAACGAAGTTCCCCTCTCCATCCTAAATATCGTCGAGAGCGGCGGCATAGACTATGTCTCTGCGGCATACCTGTGGATCTGTGTCGAGTACGGGATGTCCCTGTTCGTGAGTGGCGAAACGGCAAGCGGAAAGACAACGCTCCTGAATGCCATTACTACCTTCATTCCCCCCGAGAACAAGATCGTTACCATTGAAGATACACCTGAGCTCAATGTCCCGCACCGGAACTGGGTGCGGGAAGTCGCACTCGCCAAGGGTGGAGGCGAGAGCGGCGGGGCCGGTGGCGAAGTCACGATGTTCGACCTCCTTAAAGCTGCCCTTCGTCAGCGTCCCAACCAGATCCTTGTGGGTGAGATCCGAGGGGTAGAGGGGAGCGTGGCCTTTGGTGCAATGCAGACCGGGCACCCGGTCATGAGCACGTTCCACGCAGCATCGGTCGAAAAACTGATCCAGCGTCTCTGCGGGGATCCCATCAATATCCCGAAAACATATGTGGATAACCTCAACCTGGTCGTGATCCAGAGCGCAGTGAAACGGCCCGACGGGCAGACCGTGCGCCGGATGATCAGCTGCAACGAACTGGTCGGGTACAATGCCGAGACGGGAGGGTTTACCTTTGTCCAGATGTTTACCTGGGAACCGGTCTCCGATACCTTTGTCTGGACCGGGAAAGGCAGCTCGTTCCTTCTGGAAAACAAAATAGCATCGATGCTCGGTATCCCTGATAGCAAGAAAGCAGAAATTTACCTAGAAGTGGAGAAACGGGCAAAGATCCTCGAACGCCTTCACAAAGCCGGGTATATCAAGTTCTGGGACCTGTTCCACATGATAACAAAGATCAAGAAACAGGGGCTCCTCACCATCGGTGCGTAA